GTTTTTCCATAGAAAGATCATGAATTAAAGTGATATTTCTCAGATCATTTGGGGTTAAGAGAGATGAATGTTCATTTAAAAATGCAGGTGAACATACAGGATAAACCTCTTCATCCATAAGTTTAACTGCTTCTAGACCTTGCCATTGGCCTTGACCATATCTCACCCCTACATCAACTTTTTGTTCTAAAAAATCTACGGTTTTCAAGTTAATGTCTAAACGAATATCAATATCTGGATATTGTTTTTGAAAATGATCAATTCTTGGTAATAGCCATTTTTCAGCAAATGCTGGACTTACCGCAATATTAAGCACACCTGATAGAGAATCTTGCTTTAATTTTTCCAAAGCCAAAGTCAGCTTATCAAAACCCGCCCGAATATCCGGTAAAACCGATTCGGCCATTTCAGTAGCGACCAGCCGATTTTTACCGTTAGTTTGCCGATGAAACAACGGAAAGCCTAGCCAATCTTCGAGTGTGCGCACCAATTGCCCCACTGCAGCCGGAGTAACATTTAACTCTTTTGCCGCCGCAGAAAAACTTTTGTGGCGTGCACTGGCTTCAAAAGCACGGAGGGCATTCAAATAAACTGGTGAATTCATAACGCTAAAGATTTTCTTTACTGTAGAAATAGATTATCTCATTTGTACTTATAAATCTTTATTTCTAAAATGTTCTGTAATCTATTCATAATGATTAAATTTTTACATCTTAAATGGGCTTGCTCATTCATTCTATTTATTTTGTTATTGAATAAAGAGAATTTAGTTTACGAGGAGAGTATTCATGTTGATCCATGCCGATTTTTCACAGGCTGTGATTGTCAAACCTGAAGACTATCACTGGGCGAAATCTCCCCACGGGGAAGTTGATCGTGTCATGCTTGATCGTGTTGGTGATGAAGTAGCCCGTGCGACTAGTTTGGTGAAATATGCTCCCCATACAATCTTCCCTGAACATCGACATCATCATGGTGAAGAAATCCTCGTACTTTCAGGCGTATTTACTGAAAATCAAAATCAGCACTACCCCGCTGGATGGTATTTACGGAGTCCCCATCAGTCGGTACATCAACCGTCGAGCGAAGAAGGTGCATTGATTTTTGTCAAACTTATGCAAATTCCTACGTCAGAAAATCAAACTTTACGAATCAACACCAACGATCCAACACAATGGCAAGAAATAGGTTCGCGTTTAATTTGCATATTGGTTGATGCAAGTTATGAGCACACCTATTTAGAAAAACTCAAACCGCAGCAACTTTTTATGGAAGATGCTGAGGGTGGAATCGAAATTTTGATCACCCAAGGTCAGTTGGTCGATAAAGAAATAGTTTATGACGCTGGAACATGGATACGCCTACCTCCGAAAACACATGCCCATTTTCAAGCGGGTTTGTCTGGCGCTTCTATTTATGTAAAAACCGGACACCTAGCCTCAGCTATTGCTGAATATAATTAAAGGCTCGTTATGCTTCAAAATACCATGCACCGCCAAGTATTAATTCTGGCGAGTTCTCAATCACTTTTCCAAACCGTTTCCGTCATGGTCATGACCATTGGTGGCTTGGCTGGCGCTAATATTGCAAACACCCCAACACTTGCAACGCTACCCATCGCATCTATGTTTTTGGGGACAGCCTTAATGATGTTTCCGGCCTCAATGCTCATGGCACGTGTAGGACGACGTAATGGTTTTCTATTCGGCGCTTTCTTAGGTGTACTCGGCGGCATTATTGCATCAATCGGTATTTTTTATAGTTCACTCATGCTTCTGGCTTTGGGTACGCTATGTGTCGGGGCCTATCAGTCCTTTGCTCAGTTTTACCGTTTTGCTGCCAGTGAAGTGGCAACTGACGCGTTTCGCTCACGTGCTATTTCTTGGGTGATGGCAGGTGGAATTGTTGCAGCACTGATTGGTCCGACTTTAGCCCGTTTTGGTGGCCCATTATTTCAACATTTAGAATATATCGGTTCATTTTTAATTATTAGTATTATCTCATTTGTGGCAATGGGAATTTTATCTAGCCTACATATTGCCGATACAGTTGAGCAAAAGTCTGACTTTACTGCTGGTCGCCCATGGCAACAGATTGTCTTTCAACCGACCTATTTGGTTGCGTTATTTGGCGCAGTAACAGGCTATGGCATCATGATTTTAGGTATGACCGCCACACCAATTGCTATGCGACATTCACACCATGAACTTGGATCAATTACCACCGTCATTCAGCTACATGTGCTTGGTATGTTCCTACCTTCATTCTTTACTGGAAATTTAATTGCACGTTTTGGGGTAATTAAAATCATGTTTGCAGGTCTTTTATTATTTGCTTGCTACATTGGATTTGCTCTCTCAGGTATTGAGTTCGCATCTTTTGCTATCTCGCTCATTTTATTAGGCGTGGGTTGGAACTTTTTATTTATTGGCAGTACTTCTTTACTCACAGGAACCTATTCCGTAGCTGAAAAAGCCAAAGCCCAGGCGATTAATGATATGACCGTTTTTGTTGTGGGATTGATTTGTTCGTTTAGTGCAGGTGCTTTACTGGATTTATTTGGCTGGAAAGCAATGAATATGGCGTTAATACCATGGTTGGTGATTGCCGCAGCTTCTCTCTTCTGGCTAAGCCAAAAAAGAGAAAAGCAGTTTGTTTAAATTCTTTTTAACGCGGTTTGCTCAATAGCCATTCTAGATTTTGACGGACCGCAGGCCACTCATGTTTCAAAATGCTATAAACATGTGTGTCCCGTAAAATATCATCTTTCACAATTTGATGGCTTCTTAGCACACCATCGAGCTTTGCACCTAAACGTACAATCGCGGCTTGACTTTGAACATTTAAAGAAGATGTGCGTAATTCAACCGCAATACAGTTTAAAGTCTCAAATGCATGAGCCAATAGGAGCTTTTTACATTCAGTATTTACAGGCGTACGCTGTGCAGACTTGCGATACCACGTCGAACCAATTTCTACACGGCGATGAGCTTCTTCAATATGCATGAGAGTTGTCATGCCCAGCGCTCGCCCCGTTTTTCGGTCTTCAATATAAAAAGGCAACATAGAACCAGATTTTTGCAAATCAAGACGTCTTTCAATTTCAGCAGTCATCTGTTCAGGTCTTGGCACACGGGTATACCAAAGATT
This genomic stretch from Acinetobacter pittii harbors:
- the gcvA gene encoding transcriptional regulator GcvA, whose product is MNSPVYLNALRAFEASARHKSFSAAAKELNVTPAAVGQLVRTLEDWLGFPLFHRQTNGKNRLVATEMAESVLPDIRAGFDKLTLALEKLKQDSLSGVLNIAVSPAFAEKWLLPRIDHFQKQYPDIDIRLDINLKTVDFLEQKVDVGVRYGQGQWQGLEAVKLMDEEVYPVCSPAFLNEHSSLLTPNDLRNITLIHDLSMEKHQQFPGWQSWLKSVGLNDINISRGMQINSSSAVLQAAMEGHGVALARSVMVQKDIQTGRLVRLFPQIHFSSPFSYYLVYRPEYANLPKVKICLDWFFEEIHRI
- a CDS encoding cupin domain-containing protein, with the protein product MLIHADFSQAVIVKPEDYHWAKSPHGEVDRVMLDRVGDEVARATSLVKYAPHTIFPEHRHHHGEEILVLSGVFTENQNQHYPAGWYLRSPHQSVHQPSSEEGALIFVKLMQIPTSENQTLRINTNDPTQWQEIGSRLICILVDASYEHTYLEKLKPQQLFMEDAEGGIEILITQGQLVDKEIVYDAGTWIRLPPKTHAHFQAGLSGASIYVKTGHLASAIAEYN
- a CDS encoding MFS transporter, which encodes MLQNTMHRQVLILASSQSLFQTVSVMVMTIGGLAGANIANTPTLATLPIASMFLGTALMMFPASMLMARVGRRNGFLFGAFLGVLGGIIASIGIFYSSLMLLALGTLCVGAYQSFAQFYRFAASEVATDAFRSRAISWVMAGGIVAALIGPTLARFGGPLFQHLEYIGSFLIISIISFVAMGILSSLHIADTVEQKSDFTAGRPWQQIVFQPTYLVALFGAVTGYGIMILGMTATPIAMRHSHHELGSITTVIQLHVLGMFLPSFFTGNLIARFGVIKIMFAGLLLFACYIGFALSGIEFASFAISLILLGVGWNFLFIGSTSLLTGTYSVAEKAKAQAINDMTVFVVGLICSFSAGALLDLFGWKAMNMALIPWLVIAAASLFWLSQKREKQFV
- a CDS encoding GNAT family N-acetyltransferase, giving the protein MSLTTPVELVGEHVILKPLDVTQAEALKEAVCDGELYNLWYTRVPRPEQMTAEIERRLDLQKSGSMLPFYIEDRKTGRALGMTTLMHIEEAHRRVEIGSTWYRKSAQRTPVNTECKKLLLAHAFETLNCIAVELRTSSLNVQSQAAIVRLGAKLDGVLRSHQIVKDDILRDTHVYSILKHEWPAVRQNLEWLLSKPR